Proteins co-encoded in one Bacillus sp. FSL H8-0547 genomic window:
- a CDS encoding chemotaxis protein CheA, producing MDMNQYLDVFIEESKEHLQSCSQKLLELEKNPEDSAIVSEIFRSAHTLKGMSATMGYTDLANLTHHMENVLDAIRHGKLSVQPAVLDAAFEAVDLLEEMVLSIAGGGNGKKDVLQMIETFKKLEGAEDQAVVPVPSETMILDDFERTVIQQGAEQGYQPYEITVFLREDCLLKAARVFMIFELGEKLGEIIKSVPAADMLEEEKFDSTFRLIFVSKEQPEDIQSQMMKVSEVERVEISPLALDQSVFIEKDAEIVTESEAEAETAAAKVSGSSKTIRVNIERLDSLMNLFEELVIDRGRLEQISKELKNSELNETVEHMSRISGDLQTIILNMRMVPVETVFNRFPRMVRQLAKDLNKKIHLSVTGAETELDRTVIDEIGDPLVHLLRNALDHGIETPEQRRMNGKPEEGNVALKAYHSGNYVFIDIEDDGAGISRQRILKKAIERGLVTEREGGDLSDEQVYDFMFASGFSTASTISDVSGRGVGLDVVKNTIESLGGSITIQSREGFGSLFSIQLPLTLSIISVLLVKLANETFAIPISSIIETAVIRRDEILNAHNQKVIDYRGKIVPLVSLKEILEVPCDPFDDSHLAIVIVKKGDRLAALMVDSFIGQQEIVLKPLGNYLNSVFAVSGATILGDGQVALIIDCNALIK from the coding sequence ATGGATATGAATCAATATTTAGATGTCTTTATTGAAGAAAGCAAAGAGCATCTGCAGTCCTGCAGTCAAAAGCTCCTGGAACTTGAGAAAAACCCTGAAGATTCAGCGATTGTAAGTGAAATTTTCAGGTCAGCACACACGTTAAAAGGCATGAGTGCAACAATGGGTTATACGGACCTTGCAAACCTGACTCACCATATGGAAAATGTGCTTGATGCGATCCGTCACGGAAAACTGTCTGTTCAGCCTGCTGTTCTTGATGCCGCATTTGAAGCTGTTGACCTACTGGAAGAAATGGTTCTTTCCATTGCAGGCGGAGGAAACGGAAAAAAAGACGTGCTCCAAATGATTGAAACGTTTAAAAAGCTCGAAGGCGCTGAAGACCAGGCTGTGGTTCCTGTTCCGTCCGAAACGATGATCCTTGATGATTTTGAACGCACCGTTATCCAACAGGGGGCAGAGCAGGGGTATCAGCCTTACGAAATTACTGTTTTTCTTAGAGAGGACTGTCTTTTAAAAGCAGCAAGGGTTTTCATGATTTTTGAGCTTGGTGAAAAACTTGGCGAGATCATTAAATCTGTTCCGGCAGCGGACATGCTTGAGGAGGAAAAGTTCGATTCAACATTCCGTTTGATTTTCGTTTCAAAAGAGCAGCCGGAAGACATTCAGTCGCAGATGATGAAAGTTTCAGAGGTTGAGAGAGTCGAAATCAGCCCGCTTGCACTTGATCAGTCCGTCTTCATTGAAAAGGACGCCGAGATTGTAACGGAGTCCGAGGCAGAAGCTGAGACGGCTGCTGCAAAGGTTTCAGGAAGTTCAAAGACGATCCGTGTGAACATTGAGAGACTGGACAGCCTGATGAACCTGTTTGAAGAGCTTGTCATAGACAGGGGCCGCCTTGAACAGATTTCAAAAGAATTGAAAAACAGCGAACTCAATGAAACTGTGGAACATATGAGCCGCATTTCCGGAGATTTGCAGACCATTATTTTGAATATGAGAATGGTGCCAGTTGAAACAGTTTTTAATCGATTTCCGAGAATGGTTCGCCAGCTGGCGAAGGACCTGAACAAAAAAATTCATTTGTCCGTTACCGGCGCTGAAACAGAACTTGACAGAACAGTCATTGATGAAATCGGCGATCCACTCGTCCATTTATTAAGAAATGCGCTTGATCACGGGATTGAAACACCTGAACAGCGGAGGATGAACGGTAAACCTGAAGAAGGAAACGTCGCCTTAAAAGCCTATCACAGCGGTAATTATGTCTTTATTGATATAGAAGATGACGGGGCCGGCATAAGCAGGCAGAGGATCTTGAAAAAGGCAATAGAGCGCGGGCTTGTCACTGAAAGAGAGGGCGGAGACTTGTCTGATGAACAGGTTTATGACTTCATGTTTGCATCAGGATTTTCTACGGCCAGCACCATTTCAGATGTTTCAGGCAGAGGCGTGGGTCTTGATGTTGTCAAAAATACGATTGAATCACTTGGAGGCAGCATAACCATTCAGTCAAGGGAAGGCTTTGGCTCACTGTTTTCCATCCAGCTTCCGCTGACTTTATCCATTATCTCCGTGCTGCTTGTGAAGCTTGCAAACGAAACATTTGCGATTCCGATTTCCTCTATTATTGAAACAGCGGTAATCAGAAGAGATGAAATCTTGAACGCGCACAATCAGAAAGTCATCGATTACAGGGGGAAAATTGTTCCGCTTGTTTCACTGAAGGAAATCTTAGAGGTCCCATGCGACCCATTTGATGACTCGCACCTGGCGATTGTCATTGTCAAAAAAGGCGACCGGCTGGCGGCTCTGATGGTAGATTCTTTTATTGGCCAGCAGGAGATTGTGCTCAAACCCCTCGGAAACTACTTGAATTCTGTTTTTGCTGTATCAGGAGCTACGATTTTAGGAGACGGACAAGTAGCCCTTATTATCGACTGCAACGCCCTGATTAAATAG
- a CDS encoding chemotaxis response regulator protein-glutamate methylesterase, which yields MNKTSVLVVDDSAFMRKLIAGFLNESGTCYAAGTARNGEDALEKVKALNPDVVTLDIEMPGMDGLQTLKRIMEGTPKPVIMFSGMTQRGADLTIQSLQMGAVDFIPKPSGAISLDLHKVKDDLIRKVEMAGQLKMETITVGGRNRPFNERKTSRLNSSRKVICIGTSTGGPRALQQVLPKLPGDLNAPVFVVQHMPEGFTASLAARLDTLSHLTVKEAEDGELVKKATAYLAPGGTHMKVEESMSGLVIRLTKESLNTAHRPSVDVLFESLSRIKNVHKIAVIMTGMGSDGSEGLKKLKQSGSLHAISESEKTSVVFGMPKMAVETNAVDAVEHLEDIADAILKSVQS from the coding sequence ATGAATAAAACGTCTGTTCTAGTTGTGGATGATTCTGCATTTATGCGGAAACTGATTGCCGGTTTCCTGAATGAAAGCGGTACGTGCTATGCTGCCGGCACAGCAAGAAACGGAGAGGATGCCCTCGAAAAAGTGAAGGCGCTGAATCCGGACGTGGTGACGCTGGATATAGAGATGCCCGGTATGGACGGGCTTCAGACACTGAAGCGAATCATGGAGGGCACGCCAAAGCCGGTTATCATGTTTTCAGGCATGACGCAGCGGGGAGCGGATCTCACGATTCAATCTCTTCAAATGGGAGCGGTTGATTTTATACCGAAGCCTTCCGGGGCAATCTCACTTGATCTGCATAAAGTAAAGGACGACCTGATCCGAAAGGTTGAGATGGCTGGCCAGCTGAAAATGGAAACCATCACTGTTGGCGGAAGGAACAGACCTTTTAACGAAAGGAAAACGTCCAGGCTGAACAGCAGCAGGAAAGTCATCTGCATTGGCACATCAACAGGAGGACCAAGAGCGCTGCAGCAGGTTCTGCCGAAGCTTCCGGGGGATTTGAACGCACCTGTTTTTGTTGTGCAGCATATGCCGGAGGGTTTTACCGCTTCGCTTGCAGCGCGGCTTGATACGTTATCGCATCTTACTGTCAAAGAGGCAGAAGACGGGGAACTTGTCAAAAAGGCCACAGCCTACCTCGCACCGGGAGGAACTCACATGAAAGTGGAAGAATCAATGTCCGGGCTTGTGATCAGGCTTACCAAGGAAAGCCTTAATACGGCTCACAGACCTTCTGTTGATGTATTGTTTGAATCGCTCAGCCGGATCAAAAATGTCCACAAAATAGCTGTGATCATGACAGGCATGGGTTCAGACGGATCCGAAGGACTGAAAAAATTAAAACAATCCGGATCCCTTCATGCCATATCAGAATCCGAAAAAACATCCGTTGTATTCGGAATGCCCAAAATGGCAGTTGAGACGAATGCAGTTGATGCAGTTGAACATCTGGAAGATATTGCTGATGCGATTCTTAAATCAGTTCAATCATAA
- a CDS encoding MinD/ParA family protein — MDQAEQLRRQIFKTENKTAKAIAVLSGKGGVGKSGFTVNLAAQLCGRGKRALILDLDIGYGNIDLLIGESSRHSMIDFFQGEKKLSEIICKSSAGFDYISGGTGLSHVVSLNDMQLSAFSQELDQAFCTYDYLLLDLGAGMTSDSLKFAMSADELAVVTTPEPTAITDAYSAIKVISFHEKSIPVSIVVNKADDEKTAQLTFARMQSAVTRFLDREVSFAGWMPQDALVSEAVKRQVPFSILFPKCPASRGICRIADSMVSAPASEAPPQKTSFFSRVSQLFRGGGD, encoded by the coding sequence ATGGATCAGGCAGAGCAGTTAAGAAGACAGATATTTAAGACAGAAAACAAAACCGCCAAAGCAATTGCCGTGCTGAGTGGAAAAGGAGGAGTCGGAAAATCGGGCTTCACCGTAAATCTTGCAGCACAGCTTTGCGGACGGGGAAAGCGGGCGCTCATTTTAGATCTTGATATCGGTTACGGGAACATCGATCTCTTGATTGGGGAATCCAGCAGACATTCCATGATTGATTTTTTTCAGGGAGAAAAGAAGCTGAGTGAGATCATCTGCAAAAGCAGTGCGGGTTTTGACTACATTTCAGGAGGTACAGGACTTTCGCATGTGGTTTCCCTTAATGACATGCAGCTTTCGGCCTTTTCACAAGAGCTTGACCAGGCATTTTGCACGTACGATTATCTGCTACTTGATCTTGGTGCAGGAATGACATCTGACAGTTTAAAGTTTGCCATGAGTGCTGATGAGCTGGCGGTTGTGACGACACCTGAGCCGACTGCGATAACAGATGCTTACTCAGCGATCAAGGTCATAAGTTTCCATGAAAAATCCATACCTGTTTCCATTGTTGTCAATAAAGCCGATGACGAAAAAACAGCCCAATTAACATTTGCCAGAATGCAGTCGGCTGTCACCCGTTTTCTTGACAGGGAGGTATCTTTTGCCGGCTGGATGCCCCAGGATGCACTCGTATCAGAAGCCGTAAAAAGGCAGGTGCCATTCAGCATCCTGTTTCCTAAATGCCCGGCTTCGCGCGGTATTTGCCGGATTGCTGACAGCATGGTCTCTGCACCCGCTTCAGAGGCACCGCCTCAAAAAACATCATTTTTTTCCAGAGTGTCACAGCTCTTCAGGGGAGGCGGAGATTAA
- a CDS encoding flagellar biosynthesis protein FlhF has translation MKVKKFLAANMQEAMQQIKNDLGKDAVILSSKHVYKGGILGFFAKKKVEVIAGHDPDPVFRTMPAPKKEPPQEVFSETSLLSEMREVKSLVKSLREQEEAVNLPQELKELERLLAEKEVQGRADILSELREMEGERSLQDWVQKASEIMAEKLAAFPFNGISHEKKYILAAGPTGVGKTTTLAKLAAESMLKEKKKIAFITTDTYRIAAIDQIRTYAGILNAPLKVCYTPEDVKEAKEAFAEMDAVFIDTAGRNYRNKLFVHELKDLLGANDDTETYLVLSAASKYSDMQEIYMNFSAMNPEKLIFTKIDETAAKGSLYDFVQFAGLGVSYFSNGQNVPDDIMPASAKMMAEEIMR, from the coding sequence ATGAAGGTGAAAAAATTTCTTGCTGCAAATATGCAGGAAGCGATGCAGCAAATTAAAAACGATCTTGGCAAGGATGCTGTTATTTTAAGCTCCAAGCATGTTTATAAAGGAGGAATACTCGGTTTCTTTGCCAAAAAAAAGGTTGAAGTCATCGCAGGGCATGATCCGGATCCTGTCTTCAGGACAATGCCGGCACCAAAGAAGGAGCCGCCTCAGGAAGTCTTTTCAGAAACCTCTCTGCTGAGCGAAATGAGAGAAGTTAAGAGTCTTGTAAAATCGCTCCGTGAACAAGAAGAAGCGGTCAATCTGCCTCAAGAGCTGAAAGAGCTTGAACGGCTTCTGGCAGAAAAGGAAGTGCAGGGGAGAGCAGACATTCTCTCTGAACTCAGAGAAATGGAAGGGGAACGGTCCTTGCAGGACTGGGTGCAAAAAGCATCAGAAATCATGGCTGAGAAACTGGCCGCCTTCCCTTTTAATGGGATTTCTCATGAGAAAAAATATATTTTAGCCGCCGGTCCTACTGGTGTGGGGAAAACTACAACGCTCGCAAAGCTTGCAGCTGAAAGCATGTTAAAAGAAAAGAAAAAAATTGCCTTTATCACAACTGATACATACAGAATTGCAGCGATTGACCAGATCAGGACCTATGCAGGTATTTTAAATGCTCCGCTCAAAGTCTGCTATACCCCTGAAGATGTAAAGGAAGCAAAAGAAGCTTTTGCTGAAATGGATGCCGTATTTATTGATACAGCCGGAAGAAACTACAGGAACAAATTGTTCGTTCATGAATTAAAGGATCTGCTTGGAGCAAATGATGACACAGAAACCTATCTTGTGCTCTCCGCTGCTTCCAAGTACAGCGACATGCAGGAGATCTACATGAATTTCAGTGCAATGAATCCGGAAAAGCTGATCTTTACAAAGATTGATGAAACAGCTGCTAAAGGTTCACTTTATGATTTCGTTCAGTTTGCCGGGCTTGGCGTTTCATACTTTTCTAATGGCCAGAACGTTCCTGATGACATCATGCCGGCTTCCGCAAAAATGATGGCAGAGGAGATTATGAGGTAG
- the flhA gene encoding flagellar biosynthesis protein FlhA — MQAKDLTVLLSVILIVAMLIIPFPTWLLSLLIMLNITLALLVLLTSMNMREPLDFAIFPSLLLLLTLFRLGLNVSTTRAILSHGEAGGVVETFGTFVVGGNVIVGFVVFLILIIIQFVVITKGSERVSEVAARFTLDAMPGKQMSIDADLNAGVISEQQARSRREKVSREADFYGAMDGASKFVKGDAIAGIIIVIINMIFGIIIGMMQLGMGFGDAASHFTMLTVGDGIVSQIPALLISTATGIVVTRAASDGNLGSDITSQLFAYPKMMYVAAGTILLLGLFTPIGLFVTVPIAAAFGAGGYIISKSKEKLPETEEAAEEEIELDEMKSPESVVQLLNVDPIEFEFGYGLIPLADANQGGDLLDRIVMIRRQLAIELGLVIPVVRIRDNIQLQPNEYRLKLKGTEVAKGEILLDHFLAMAPGIEDDSIEGIDTIEPSFGLPAKWITEENKDAAEMFGYTVVDPPSVVSTHMTETIKRHAHELLGRQETKQLLDHLRETYPILAEEVTPSPLSIGDIQKVLSKLLKEKVSIRNLPVIFEALADYGKLTSDPDLLCEYTRQALAKQITGQYTAGDTLKVVTLSGKVEKAVADGVQQTEHGNYLAMDPDLSQAIIESIAKEVEQLSLQEQTPILLCSPAVRMYVRQLIDRYFPQLPVLSYNELEANVEVQSVGLVNIA; from the coding sequence ATGCAAGCAAAAGATCTGACTGTATTGCTTAGTGTTATTTTAATTGTTGCGATGCTCATTATTCCGTTCCCTACATGGCTGTTAAGCTTGCTGATCATGCTTAATATTACACTTGCTCTTCTTGTGCTGCTGACCTCCATGAACATGAGGGAGCCGCTGGATTTTGCCATTTTTCCATCCCTGCTGCTTCTCTTGACATTGTTCAGGCTCGGACTGAATGTATCGACAACCCGCGCGATTCTCTCTCATGGTGAAGCCGGGGGAGTTGTTGAAACATTCGGAACCTTCGTTGTAGGCGGAAATGTCATTGTTGGATTTGTTGTGTTTCTTATTCTTATTATCATTCAATTTGTCGTCATTACAAAGGGTTCTGAGCGTGTCTCAGAGGTTGCTGCCCGCTTTACGCTTGATGCGATGCCGGGAAAGCAGATGAGTATTGATGCAGATCTCAACGCCGGTGTCATTTCCGAACAGCAGGCAAGATCACGCCGCGAAAAAGTATCCAGAGAAGCAGATTTCTACGGAGCAATGGATGGTGCGAGCAAGTTCGTAAAGGGAGATGCGATTGCCGGCATTATCATTGTCATCATTAACATGATTTTCGGAATCATTATCGGCATGATGCAGCTTGGCATGGGTTTTGGCGACGCTGCATCCCACTTTACAATGCTCACAGTCGGAGACGGGATTGTCAGCCAGATTCCTGCGCTGCTTATCTCGACTGCAACCGGTATTGTCGTAACAAGAGCAGCTTCAGATGGAAATCTGGGATCGGATATTACAAGTCAGCTTTTCGCCTATCCGAAAATGATGTATGTAGCTGCAGGAACGATTTTGCTTCTTGGACTGTTTACGCCAATCGGATTATTTGTGACAGTCCCGATCGCTGCCGCTTTTGGCGCAGGCGGATACATTATTTCAAAATCAAAAGAGAAACTCCCTGAAACAGAAGAAGCTGCTGAGGAAGAGATCGAACTGGATGAAATGAAATCACCGGAAAGTGTCGTGCAGCTGCTGAATGTGGATCCAATTGAGTTTGAATTTGGCTATGGCCTTATTCCGCTTGCAGATGCAAATCAGGGCGGAGACCTGCTTGACCGGATTGTCATGATCAGAAGGCAGCTTGCCATTGAACTCGGGCTTGTTATTCCTGTTGTCCGCATCCGTGACAACATTCAGCTTCAGCCGAACGAATACAGACTTAAGCTGAAAGGGACCGAGGTCGCGAAGGGTGAAATTCTTCTCGATCATTTCCTCGCGATGGCCCCAGGTATTGAAGATGATTCAATTGAAGGGATCGATACGATTGAACCTTCATTCGGCCTGCCTGCAAAATGGATCACTGAAGAAAACAAAGATGCGGCGGAAATGTTCGGTTATACAGTTGTTGATCCTCCGTCCGTTGTATCGACTCATATGACAGAAACAATTAAAAGACATGCGCACGAGCTGCTTGGAAGACAGGAAACGAAACAGCTGCTGGATCATCTGCGGGAAACGTATCCTATCCTTGCTGAAGAGGTTACGCCTTCCCCGCTTTCCATTGGCGACATTCAGAAGGTGCTCTCCAAGCTTTTAAAAGAAAAAGTATCCATCCGCAATCTGCCGGTCATCTTTGAAGCACTTGCGGACTACGGGAAATTGACATCAGATCCTGATTTGCTCTGCGAGTATACGAGACAGGCACTTGCAAAGCAAATTACTGGTCAGTATACAGCCGGAGATACTTTAAAAGTAGTCACTCTGTCAGGAAAAGTGGAAAAAGCAGTCGCTGACGGTGTTCAGCAGACCGAGCACGGAAATTATCTGGCAATGGATCCGGATCTTTCCCAGGCCATTATTGAATCCATTGCTAAAGAGGTAGAGCAGCTTTCCCTGCAGGAGCAAACACCGATTCTGCTCTGTTCTCCTGCCGTAAGGATGTATGTAAGGCAGCTGATTGACCGTTACTTTCCTCAGCTTCCTGTGCTTTCCTACAATGAGCTTGAAGCAAATGTTGAAGTTCAGAGCGTTGGGTTGGTGAATATTGCATGA
- the flhB gene encoding flagellar biosynthesis protein FlhB, producing the protein MDFIKLDLQFFSGEKTEKATPRKREDVRKKGQVAKSADVNTAIGLLAVFLAFLFIGPYMMKQLLALMKSSLQETLLLQLSEKNVHELMIQIAVQSAYMAGPIMAVALVAGVAANYMQVGFLFSTEAVQMKLEKINPIQGFKRIYSLRAVVELLKSILKISFVGAVTFSVIWFQMDEILSLSKLSVEKAFLFVSKLAFQMGLFASIALLFLSLLDYFYQKYDFEKNIRMSKQDLKDEFKKSEGDPLIKSRIKQKQREMATRRMMQDVPGADVVITNPTHYAIALKYDEDKMDAPFVVAKGVDFVAQKIKETAKTNNVTMIENRPLARALYDQVDIGRAVPEEFFKAIAEILAYVYQLKNKG; encoded by the coding sequence ATGGATTTTATAAAACTGGACCTGCAATTCTTTTCAGGAGAAAAAACAGAAAAAGCCACCCCGAGAAAACGCGAAGACGTCAGAAAAAAGGGGCAGGTTGCAAAGAGCGCAGATGTAAATACAGCCATCGGTCTCCTCGCTGTATTCCTTGCCTTTCTGTTTATTGGACCATATATGATGAAGCAGCTGCTCGCACTGATGAAATCTTCGCTGCAGGAGACCTTGCTGCTTCAATTGTCCGAGAAAAATGTACATGAATTAATGATCCAGATTGCTGTTCAGTCCGCGTATATGGCAGGACCGATTATGGCGGTTGCCCTGGTTGCGGGAGTTGCAGCGAATTACATGCAGGTCGGGTTTTTGTTTTCAACTGAAGCGGTGCAGATGAAACTGGAAAAAATCAATCCAATTCAAGGGTTTAAGCGGATCTACTCGCTCAGAGCTGTCGTTGAACTGCTGAAATCCATTTTGAAAATATCATTTGTCGGGGCTGTCACTTTTTCCGTCATTTGGTTTCAGATGGACGAGATTCTGTCCCTTTCAAAGCTGTCGGTTGAAAAAGCGTTTCTCTTTGTTTCGAAGCTTGCCTTTCAGATGGGGCTGTTCGCATCCATTGCTCTCCTTTTTCTCTCGCTTCTCGATTATTTTTATCAAAAATATGATTTCGAGAAAAATATCCGGATGTCAAAACAGGACTTAAAGGACGAGTTTAAAAAATCCGAGGGAGATCCGCTGATTAAGTCGAGAATTAAGCAAAAGCAAAGGGAAATGGCAACACGCAGAATGATGCAGGATGTACCTGGGGCAGATGTCGTGATTACAAATCCGACTCATTACGCAATTGCCCTTAAATATGACGAAGATAAAATGGATGCACCGTTCGTTGTTGCTAAAGGAGTCGATTTTGTCGCTCAGAAAATCAAAGAAACGGCGAAAACAAATAATGTGACGATGATTGAAAATCGTCCTTTAGCCAGAGCGTTATACGATCAGGTTGATATCGGCAGGGCTGTGCCGGAAGAATTTTTTAAAGCGATAGCTGAAATTCTGGCTTACGTGTATCAGCTGAAAAATAAGGGGTAA
- the fliR gene encoding flagellar biosynthetic protein FliR codes for MDVIEYFPAFLLIFARMSAFFVTMPLFSYRTIPQQHKIGFSFFLSVIVFSSVQPEPVEIGGEFVLLVLKEVLIGLLIGFSAYLMLAAVQIAGSLIDFQTGFAIANIIDPQTGSQSPLIGQFLNVMALFFMLSINAHHLLLDGVFYSYQFIPLRGELFPLGDGSAALLITKAFSAMFLIAFQMSFPVAASLFLVDLALGITARTVPQLNIFVVGLPLKIGVSFVMLILVMGSIFMLIQHVMEMMIETMRNLMQLFAGG; via the coding sequence ATGGATGTAATAGAGTATTTTCCGGCATTTTTGCTTATTTTTGCAAGAATGAGCGCTTTTTTTGTCACAATGCCGCTGTTTTCCTACAGAACGATTCCGCAGCAGCACAAAATTGGTTTTTCATTCTTTTTATCAGTCATTGTTTTTTCATCTGTTCAGCCGGAACCTGTAGAAATAGGCGGAGAATTTGTTCTGCTGGTGCTGAAAGAAGTGCTTATTGGCCTCTTGATCGGGTTTTCTGCTTACTTGATGCTCGCGGCTGTCCAAATCGCCGGAAGTTTAATTGATTTTCAGACGGGCTTTGCTATTGCAAACATTATTGATCCGCAAACAGGGTCTCAAAGTCCGCTGATCGGGCAGTTTCTGAATGTCATGGCGCTATTCTTCATGCTGAGCATAAATGCACATCATTTGCTTTTGGACGGCGTGTTTTACAGCTATCAATTTATTCCTCTTAGAGGAGAATTGTTTCCTCTCGGTGATGGAAGTGCTGCACTATTAATTACGAAAGCATTCAGCGCAATGTTTCTGATCGCATTCCAAATGTCCTTTCCGGTCGCTGCTTCTCTTTTTTTGGTGGACCTTGCCCTTGGGATTACTGCTCGGACTGTTCCGCAGCTGAATATTTTCGTCGTTGGCCTGCCTCTTAAAATCGGAGTCAGCTTTGTAATGCTTATTCTCGTTATGGGATCTATTTTTATGCTCATTCAGCATGTGATGGAAATGATGATTGAAACGATGAGAAATTTGATGCAACTTTTTGCCGGAGGCTGA
- the fliQ gene encoding flagellar biosynthesis protein FliQ: MSSEFVISIAEKAIYTTLIICGPLLAIALIIGLAVSIFQATTQIQEQTLAFVPKIVGVLVGLIFFGPWMLSTIISYAQDIFGNLDRFVG; the protein is encoded by the coding sequence ATGAGTTCTGAATTTGTTATTTCTATAGCAGAAAAAGCGATTTATACAACGCTGATTATTTGCGGGCCGCTGCTTGCCATTGCACTGATTATTGGACTTGCAGTAAGTATCTTTCAGGCCACAACTCAAATACAGGAACAAACGCTTGCGTTTGTTCCGAAAATTGTCGGGGTTCTTGTCGGGCTGATTTTTTTCGGTCCATGGATGCTGTCTACAATCATTTCGTACGCACAGGACATTTTCGGCAACCTTGACCGGTTTGTAGGATAA
- the fliP gene encoding flagellar type III secretion system pore protein FliP (The bacterial flagellar biogenesis protein FliP forms a type III secretion system (T3SS)-type pore required for flagellar assembly.), producing the protein MNEFIEIFSSSDAANVSTSVKLLLLLTVLSLAPSILILMTCFTRIIIVLSFVRTSLATQQMPPNQILIGIALFLTFFIMAPVFSDINQQALTPLFNEEIGLEEAYDKASLPLKEFMSKHTRQKDLALFLQYANLEKPKSVEDIPLTALVPAFAISEIKTAFQIGFMIFIPFLVIDMVVASILMSMGMMMLPPVMISLPFKILLFVLVDGWYLVVKSLLQSF; encoded by the coding sequence ATGAACGAATTTATAGAAATATTCAGCTCAAGCGATGCTGCGAATGTAAGCACATCTGTCAAGCTGCTGCTTTTGCTGACTGTCCTTTCTCTCGCTCCAAGCATTCTGATTTTGATGACATGTTTCACAAGAATCATCATCGTGCTTTCATTTGTCAGAACGTCGCTTGCCACACAGCAGATGCCTCCTAATCAGATCCTGATTGGAATTGCTTTGTTTTTAACTTTTTTTATCATGGCCCCGGTTTTTTCTGATATTAATCAGCAGGCGCTGACACCTTTATTCAATGAAGAAATCGGTCTTGAAGAGGCATACGATAAAGCTTCACTTCCGCTTAAGGAATTTATGAGCAAACATACAAGGCAGAAAGACCTTGCGCTGTTTCTTCAATATGCCAATCTTGAAAAGCCCAAGTCAGTTGAAGATATCCCTTTGACTGCACTTGTTCCTGCATTTGCAATAAGTGAAATTAAGACAGCCTTTCAAATTGGATTTATGATTTTCATTCCTTTTTTGGTCATTGATATGGTTGTAGCTAGTATTTTGATGTCTATGGGGATGATGATGCTTCCTCCCGTGATGATTTCTCTGCCATTTAAAATCCTTCTTTTCGTTCTTGTGGATGGGTGGTACCTGGTTGTGAAATCATTGCTTCAAAGCTTTTGA
- a CDS encoding flagellar biosynthetic protein FliO, producing the protein MNTKWLWFLLFFCLCLLVNEPVQVFAGQESGTVSDWVKNDRPSGPEAQKEDTAAPGVSAWDFIKMILATGFVLFLIYMLIKFTAGKNRINASSKYIENLGGTNVGQNRSVQLVKVGGSILVVGVSDSVQLLKEIDDEEECKEIVRLHEEKFMQHRVQPEWVKNLSGLAGASSSREEKPLASFKDQLLQLRKDRQSALEDIKRKDSKE; encoded by the coding sequence GTGAATACAAAATGGCTATGGTTTTTGCTGTTCTTCTGTCTCTGTCTGCTTGTTAATGAGCCCGTTCAAGTTTTCGCCGGACAGGAATCAGGAACCGTTTCTGACTGGGTGAAAAACGACCGGCCTTCAGGTCCTGAAGCCCAGAAGGAAGACACGGCTGCTCCCGGTGTATCAGCATGGGATTTTATAAAAATGATTCTTGCTACTGGTTTTGTTCTTTTCTTAATTTATATGCTTATAAAGTTTACAGCAGGAAAAAACAGGATTAACGCTTCATCCAAATACATAGAGAATCTCGGCGGAACAAATGTGGGGCAGAACCGGAGTGTACAGCTGGTGAAAGTCGGCGGCAGTATTCTTGTCGTCGGTGTTTCAGACAGTGTTCAGCTGCTGAAGGAAATAGATGATGAAGAAGAATGCAAAGAAATTGTCCGGCTCCATGAAGAGAAGTTTATGCAGCACAGGGTTCAGCCTGAGTGGGTTAAAAACCTGTCCGGATTGGCAGGGGCATCCAGCTCCCGGGAAGAAAAACCTTTGGCTTCATTTAAAGATCAGCTTCTTCAACTGAGAAAAGACCGGCAATCTGCACTGGAAGACATAAAGAGAAAGGACAGCAAAGAATGA